From the Methylobacterium currus genome, one window contains:
- a CDS encoding NAD(P)H-quinone oxidoreductase: MPSIPATMRQIRFNGAGGPEVIGIETVPVPRPGPNQVLVEVVAAGVNRPDCQQRAGKYPPPPGATEVPGLEIAGRVVALGEGVTGLAEGQEVCALTISGGYAEYCVAEVALCLPKPGPLSLVEAAGLPENYWTVWTNVFERGRLQRGERVLVHGGSSGIGSTAIQLAKQFGATVYATAGSAEKCAFCEKLGADHAINYREADFAAEVKRLTDGQGVDLILDMVGAAYLERNLKSLALEGRLVIIAFLQGFLAENVNLTPVMIRRLTVTGSTLRPRTVAQKAAIAEGLRREVWPLLEAGTVKPVIHATFPLEQARAAHELMESSAHLGKIMLLTGK, from the coding sequence ATGCCGTCGATCCCCGCCACCATGCGCCAGATCCGCTTCAACGGGGCCGGCGGTCCGGAGGTGATCGGGATCGAGACCGTGCCGGTCCCGCGGCCGGGGCCGAACCAGGTTCTGGTCGAGGTCGTGGCGGCGGGCGTGAACCGGCCCGATTGCCAGCAGCGCGCCGGCAAGTACCCGCCGCCGCCCGGTGCCACCGAGGTGCCGGGCCTGGAGATCGCCGGCCGCGTCGTCGCCCTCGGGGAGGGCGTCACGGGTCTTGCCGAGGGCCAGGAGGTCTGCGCGCTGACGATCAGCGGCGGCTACGCCGAGTACTGCGTCGCGGAAGTCGCGCTGTGCCTGCCGAAGCCCGGGCCGCTCTCCCTCGTCGAGGCGGCGGGCCTGCCGGAGAATTACTGGACGGTCTGGACCAACGTGTTCGAGCGCGGTCGCCTGCAACGCGGTGAGCGCGTCCTGGTCCATGGCGGCTCGAGCGGCATCGGCTCGACGGCGATCCAGCTCGCCAAGCAGTTCGGCGCCACGGTCTACGCCACGGCCGGCTCGGCGGAGAAATGCGCCTTCTGCGAAAAGCTCGGAGCCGACCACGCCATCAACTACCGCGAGGCCGACTTCGCCGCCGAGGTGAAGCGCCTGACCGACGGCCAGGGGGTCGACCTGATCCTCGACATGGTCGGCGCGGCCTATCTGGAGCGCAACCTGAAGTCGCTCGCCCTCGAGGGCCGGCTCGTCATCATCGCCTTCCTGCAGGGCTTCCTGGCGGAAAACGTCAACCTCACCCCGGTGATGATCCGTCGCCTGACGGTCACCGGTTCCACCTTACGCCCCCGCACGGTGGCCCAGAAGGCTGCTATCGCCGAGGGCCTGCGCCGGGAGGTCTGGCCGCTGCTCGAGGCCGGCACCGTCAAGCCGGTGATCCACGCCACATTCCCGTTGGAACAAGCGCGCGCGGCGCACGAGCTGATGGAATCGAGCGCCCATCTCGGCAAGATCATGCTGCTCACCGGCAAGTAG
- the upp gene encoding uracil phosphoribosyltransferase, with protein MQGAGARGETGVAPVTVVDHPLVQHKLTLMRDKARSTKGFRQLLNEIGMLLAYEVTRDLPLEPVEIETPLVTMQGAQIAGKKLVLAPILRAGVGFLDGMLSLLPSARVAHIGLYRDPDSLEAVEYYFKAPSDLADRTVLVLDPMLATANSAVAAVDRLKERGARDLRFVCLLAAPEGLAKFQGSHPDVPVWTASIDSHLNEHGYILPGLGDAGDRMYGTR; from the coding sequence ATGCAGGGTGCGGGTGCGCGCGGGGAGACGGGTGTGGCGCCGGTGACGGTGGTCGATCACCCGCTGGTGCAGCACAAGCTGACCCTGATGCGGGACAAGGCCCGCTCGACCAAGGGCTTCCGCCAGCTCCTGAACGAGATCGGGATGCTGCTCGCCTACGAGGTCACCCGCGACCTGCCGCTGGAGCCGGTCGAGATCGAGACCCCGCTGGTGACGATGCAGGGGGCGCAGATCGCCGGCAAGAAGCTCGTCCTGGCGCCGATCCTGCGCGCCGGCGTCGGCTTCCTCGACGGCATGCTGTCGCTCCTGCCCTCGGCCCGCGTCGCCCATATCGGGCTCTACCGCGACCCGGATTCGCTCGAGGCGGTCGAGTACTATTTCAAGGCACCCTCCGACCTCGCCGACCGCACCGTGCTGGTCCTCGACCCGATGCTGGCGACGGCGAACTCGGCGGTCGCCGCGGTGGACCGGCTGAAGGAGCGCGGCGCGCGCGACCTGCGCTTCGTCTGCCTGCTCGCCGCGCCGGAGGGCCTGGCCAAGTTCCAGGGCTCCCACCCGGACGTTCCGGTCTGGACCGCCTCGATCGACAGCCACCTGAACGAGCACGGCTACATCCTGCCGGGTCTGGGCGATGCCGGTGACCGGATGTATGGGACGCGGTAG